From Actinomyces slackii, a single genomic window includes:
- a CDS encoding type II toxin-antitoxin system PemK/MazF family toxin has translation MLRGEVWTLRDKAYAAKARPVIVVQDETVASFDSIILCLLTTFDMKDAPTRVRIDPDENNGLMKTSYAMTDKIVTVDKKMLGERVGTIETTQMNAISTQLARLLGIT, from the coding sequence ATGCTGCGGGGTGAGGTGTGGACTCTTAGGGACAAGGCATACGCAGCCAAAGCCAGGCCCGTCATCGTCGTTCAAGATGAGACTGTGGCGTCATTTGACTCGATCATCCTGTGCCTGCTGACAACATTCGATATGAAGGACGCCCCTACACGGGTCCGTATCGATCCAGATGAGAACAATGGACTCATGAAAACTAGCTACGCCATGACCGATAAGATCGTGACTGTGGACAAGAAAATGCTAGGAGAGCGCGTCGGCACGATTGAGACGACGCAGATGAATGCCATCTCCACTCAACTCGCGCGCTTGCTTGGGATCACATAG
- the ndhC gene encoding NADH-quinone oxidoreductase subunit A, which produces MNPYVSLLIMAAVALLVALGGLGMSAIISPGRRNRVKVANYECGIDPTPGNTEHGRFPVSFYLVGMTFIIFDVEIVFLYPWATAFGRLGFFGLSAALIFIALITVPYILEWRRGGLDWD; this is translated from the coding sequence ATGAACCCCTACGTCTCCCTGCTCATCATGGCGGCCGTCGCCCTCCTGGTGGCCCTCGGCGGCCTGGGCATGAGCGCCATCATCAGCCCGGGGCGCCGCAACCGGGTCAAGGTCGCCAACTACGAGTGCGGCATCGACCCCACCCCCGGCAACACCGAGCACGGGCGCTTCCCCGTCTCCTTCTACCTGGTGGGCATGACCTTCATCATCTTCGACGTCGAGATCGTCTTCCTCTACCCCTGGGCCACGGCCTTCGGCCGCCTGGGCTTCTTCGGGCTGTCCGCGGCGCTGATCTTCATCGCCCTCATCACGGTGCCCTACATCCTGGAGTGGCGCCGCGGCGGACTGGACTGGGACTGA
- a CDS encoding geranylgeranyl reductase family protein, with translation MVVGAGPAGSSAARHLATLGMDVILMEKQELGRDKVCGDGLTPSAVRELVRLGIDTTGWQRNTGLRVIGGGHRLHFPWPEQASFPSYGMARPRALLDRDLAEHAAAAGARLITGITVTAPLTTPGGRVIGVSAKPSARVTYPGIDRPTDFTAPLIIDAGGVSARLATAMGRTKDERRPMGVAVRAYYRSPRADDAWMESQLELWDGPAGSSTLLPGYGWIWPVGEGLVNVGLGSVSSRAATTRIDYRAVFAAWMRNVPASWQLTEDNRVGRLASAALPMAFNRKPHYADGLMLLGDAGGMVSPFNGEGIAQALMSGRLAAETAAQAASRTSRAGRERALAQYPAALKAEMGGYYTLGRVFVSLIEHPEVMRLCTRHGLPRKHLMKLVTKLLSDGWERRGGDSIDHFIQLLTRMVPAA, from the coding sequence ATCGTCGTCGGCGCCGGCCCGGCCGGATCCTCAGCCGCCCGTCACCTGGCCACCCTGGGCATGGACGTCATCCTCATGGAGAAGCAGGAGCTCGGCCGGGACAAGGTCTGCGGAGACGGCCTGACCCCATCGGCCGTGCGCGAGCTCGTGCGCCTGGGCATCGACACCACCGGCTGGCAGCGCAACACCGGGCTGCGCGTCATCGGCGGCGGCCACCGCCTCCACTTCCCCTGGCCCGAGCAGGCCTCCTTCCCCTCCTACGGCATGGCCCGCCCCCGCGCCCTGCTGGACCGCGACCTGGCCGAGCACGCCGCCGCCGCGGGCGCCCGCCTCATCACCGGCATCACCGTCACCGCCCCGCTGACCACCCCGGGCGGCCGCGTCATCGGCGTCAGCGCCAAGCCCAGCGCCCGCGTGACCTACCCCGGCATCGACCGGCCCACTGACTTCACCGCCCCCCTGATCATCGACGCCGGAGGGGTCTCCGCCCGCCTGGCCACCGCCATGGGGCGCACCAAGGACGAGCGCCGCCCCATGGGCGTGGCCGTGCGCGCCTACTACCGCTCGCCCCGCGCCGACGACGCCTGGATGGAGTCCCAGCTCGAGCTGTGGGACGGGCCCGCCGGCTCCTCCACGCTCCTTCCCGGCTACGGCTGGATCTGGCCGGTGGGGGAGGGCCTGGTCAATGTGGGCCTGGGCTCGGTCTCCTCGCGCGCCGCCACCACCCGCATCGACTACCGCGCCGTCTTCGCCGCCTGGATGCGCAACGTCCCCGCCTCCTGGCAGCTCACCGAGGACAACCGCGTGGGCCGCCTGGCCAGCGCCGCCCTGCCCATGGCCTTCAACCGCAAGCCCCACTACGCCGACGGCCTCATGCTGCTCGGCGACGCCGGGGGCATGGTCTCCCCCTTCAACGGCGAGGGCATCGCCCAGGCCCTCATGTCCGGCCGCCTGGCCGCCGAGACCGCCGCCCAGGCGGCCTCCCGCACCAGCCGCGCAGGGCGCGAGCGGGCCCTGGCCCAGTACCCGGCCGCCCTGAAGGCTGAGATGGGCGGCTACTACACGCTGGGGCGCGTCTTCGTCTCCCTCATCGAGCACCCCGAGGTCATGCGCCTGTGCACCCGCCACGGGCTGCCGCGCAAGCACCTCATGAAACTCGTCACCAAGCTCCTGTCCGACGGATGGGAGCGCCGCGGCGGCGACTCCATCGACCACTTCATCCAGCTCCTGACAAGGATGGTGCCGGCAGCATGA
- a CDS encoding type II toxin-antitoxin system RelB/DinJ family antitoxin encodes MALKQATTRIEDDEYELFRATTRALGTTPADALRMFIYAFNEHRGFPYDVRTSKPTLEAFETEEDATRFATELALGVADAAG; translated from the coding sequence ATGGCGCTCAAGCAAGCCACGACGCGAATTGAGGACGATGAGTATGAGTTGTTCCGTGCGACGACGCGGGCATTAGGCACCACGCCTGCGGACGCGTTGCGCATGTTCATTTATGCATTCAATGAGCATCGAGGATTTCCTTACGACGTGCGCACATCTAAGCCCACCTTGGAGGCATTCGAGACGGAAGAGGATGCCACCCGCTTCGCAACAGAACTTGCACTGGGAGTAGCGGATGCTGCGGGGTGA
- a CDS encoding NADH-quinone oxidoreductase subunit B: MKEHNAFMASIPSKRDDLHAQAAAEVDSPGFLLTTVEKLAGLAQARSMWPVTMGLACCAIEMMAAGTPRFDMSRFGWEVFRASPRHADVMIVSGRVSHKMAPIVRNVYDSMPEPKWVISMGACASSGGIFNNYAIVQGCDHIVPVDIYLPGCPPRPEMLLNAMLELTRQVERKPLFKHREEIARAVEAAALAATPTHEMKGLLA, translated from the coding sequence ATGAAAGAGCACAACGCCTTCATGGCGTCCATCCCCTCCAAGCGGGACGACCTGCACGCCCAGGCCGCCGCCGAGGTCGACTCGCCCGGCTTCCTGCTGACCACGGTCGAGAAGCTCGCCGGCCTGGCCCAGGCCCGCTCCATGTGGCCGGTGACCATGGGGCTGGCCTGCTGCGCCATCGAGATGATGGCCGCCGGCACCCCCCGCTTCGACATGTCCCGATTCGGCTGGGAGGTCTTCCGCGCCTCCCCCCGCCACGCCGACGTCATGATCGTCTCGGGCCGGGTCTCCCACAAGATGGCCCCCATCGTGCGCAATGTCTACGACTCCATGCCCGAGCCCAAGTGGGTCATCTCCATGGGCGCCTGCGCCTCCTCGGGCGGCATCTTCAACAACTACGCGATCGTCCAGGGCTGCGACCACATCGTGCCGGTGGACATCTACCTTCCCGGCTGCCCGCCCCGCCCCGAGATGCTCCTCAACGCCATGCTGGAGCTGACCCGGCAGGTCGAGCGCAAGCCCCTGTTCAAGCACCGCGAGGAGATCGCGCGCGCCGTCGAGGCCGCCGCCCTGGCCGCCACCCCCACCCATGAGATGAAGGGCCTGCTGGCATGA